The Ptychodera flava strain L36383 unplaced genomic scaffold, AS_Pfla_20210202 Scaffold_45__1_contigs__length_1260105_pilon, whole genome shotgun sequence genome window below encodes:
- the LOC139128180 gene encoding E3 ubiquitin-protein ligase DCST1-like, with protein sequence MTIAMLLGGPVTNIFTNARELSRSISCTASLTYNKSKLLYELMHQPFSDVLKDIQSQSKDMQEISGKLKEEFVKIEEEVEKDDEGMQRETKKKENPEDNYRDKLDYRCKDVFNAGVVHCKDKFKEAERKCHQAIKVPGVKDLLCAPMKLTILCKIVQGFDSLCDTDEAVNPGFGDTYKESDQAVEEFDKNFQVEMGWQVVQRTEKVDIRTAEDIRLAVENEFETRKRWLVTVATIIKSFVAFNFVLMFFSAHSYNKHYTGEITFDNVYMTSYFRRIEDRRKDQNKRTLMPLKKAERSELIVPTKFALIAVEKTKLMRGTLIVFLNILISIIVSIFDYLLYHILDIVSRHSQVTITLQGTHAIRLRIYGDGAVAHLFRTMLSGFNSEHSIDSVSTNTACLPYPSHLPSSTLYIIFGCWFVVWFLLYLEAYGLRLRRVICAYFYPKREKKRILFLYNDYLKKRIGFLKHMQKEVRRLAREENLEADHSILTSLRYSFPKLCCCLALLGLGKKRCLICKEREDANTHHCESENCNMAYCRECWEDIQVGL encoded by the exons ATGACTATCGCTATGTTATTAGGTG GTCCGGTCACAAACATCTTCACCAACGCCAGGGAGCTTTCACGGTCCATCAGCTGTACTGCATCACTGACCTACAACAAAAGTAAATTACTCTACGAACTAATGCATCAACCCTTTTCAGATGTCCTCAAAGATATACAG TCTCAGAGTAAAGACATGCAGGAGATATCAGGAAAACTGAAAGAagaatttgtgaaaatagaagAGGAAGTTGAGAAAGACGATGAAGGCATGCAAAGAGAGACCAAGAAAAAAGAGAATCCTGAAGACAATTACAGAGACAAACTGGATTACAGATGCAAAG ATGTTTTCAACGCTGGTGTGGTCCATTGCAAGGATAAATTTAAAGAAGCTGAAAGAAAATGTCACCAAGCAATCAAAGTACCTGGCGTCAAAGATCTACTGTGTGCACCAATGAAATTAACTATCTTATGCAAGATTGTACAAG gTTTTGACTCCCTCTGTGACACAGACGAGGCTGTCAACCCTGGGTTCGGTGACACTTACAAGGAATCGGATCAAGCCGTGGAGGAATTcgacaaaaattttcaagtcgaAATGGGGTGGCAG GTTGTGCAAAGAACAGAAAAAGTCGACATCAGAACAGCCGAGGACATCAGACTTGCAGTTGAAAATGAATTCGAAACAAGGAAACGATGGCTCGTCACCGTGGCAACCATAATTAAAAGTTTCGTCGCTTTCAACTTCGTGTTGATGTTTTTCAG TGCCCATAGCTACAACAAACACTATACGGGTGAAATAACATTCGACAATGTCtatatgacgtcatattttagAAGAATTGAAGATAGGCGAAAAGACCAG AATAAACGGACACTGATGCCGCTAAAGAAAGCAGAAAGATCCGAACTGATAGTTCCGACAAAGTTTGCACTAATCGCCGTCGAAAAGACAAAACTT ATGCGTGGAACCTTGATAGTGTTTCTAAACATCTTGATATCAATTATCGTATCAATATTCGACTATCTACTTTACCATATTCTTGATATCGTCTCCAGACATAGTCAAGTCACCATCACTTTGCAAG GAACCCATGCCATTCGGTTGAGGATTTATGGTGATGGCGCTGTTGCACACTTGTTCCGTACGATGCTGTCAGGGTTCAACAGTGAACATTCCATTGACAGTGTCTCCACCAATACAG ctTGTTTACCATATCCGTCACATCTTCCGTCATCGactctatatatcatatttggaTGTTGGTTCGTAGTTTGGTTCCTCCTCTACCTGGAAGCCTACGGCCTGAGACTGCGACGTGTTATCTGTGCTTACTTCTACCCAAAG AGAGAAAAGAAACGAATTTTATTCCTGTACAACGACTACTTAAAGAAACGAATCGGTTTTCTAAAACATATGCAGAAAGAGGTCAGAAGATTGGCACGTGAAGAAAATCTTGAG GCTGATCACAGCATACTGACATCACTCCGATACAGTTTTCCAAAGCTGTGTTGTTGTTTGGCTTTGCTTGGACTTGGCAAGAAACGCTGTCTGATCTGTAAGGAAAGAGAGGATGCCAACACACATCACTGTGAATCTGAGAACTGTAACATGGCCTACTGCAGAGAGTGTTGGGAAGACATACAGGTAGGTCTATAA